Genomic segment of Halarsenatibacter silvermanii:
ATAGATTTGGCCTATTGAATAGAGAAGGAGGTGGGAAACGTCTCAATGTAGCAGTAACAAGAGCCCAGGAAAGTATAGATATATTCTGCTCATTTGATCCAGATTATGATTTAGAAGTAGCTAGTACCTCTAATCGTGGCCCTAAACTCTTTAAAGACTATTTAAGATATGTAAAATATATCAGTGAAGGTAATGATGGAGATGCTCAAAACTTACTAGAGGATCTTCAAAAGAGGAATAATCTGTCTCAGGGGGAAGTTAGTTTTTATGATTATGATTCTCCTTTTGAGAAAAAAGTAGCTCAGGCTTTGCGAAAAAGAGGATATGAGATTCATACCCAGGTTGGAAGTTATGGTTATCGGATAGACCTCGGTTTAGTAAATCCTAATAATGAAGAGGAATACTTACTAGGTATCGAATGTGACGGAGCTCAATATCATAGCAGTAAATCTGCCCGGGAACGTGATATTCACCGTCAGAAATTCCTGGAAAACAAAGGCTGGCAGATAGAACGAATATGGTCTAGAAAATGGTGGGAAAAACCACAACAAGTCCTTGATGAACTGGAAGAAAAAATTAATAAAGCCTTGAACACTGAAGAACTAGATAAAGAAAAAGAAGTTGATGATACATTCGAGAGCAAAAAAGATAGAGTTGAATCACTAATGGATGATATAGATTATAATGAGACCTTTGAAAAAATAACTCAGAGAATTATTGAATTGATGTTAGAAACTAGAGATAAATATTCTAATAAAGAATTACAAAAAAACTTGAATTATAAAGATGCAGAAGGAATTAGAAAAGCAATACAACCCTTAAGAGACCAAAATATTATTTTAAAAGAAGGAGAAGGACCAGGCACAAAATATTATATTGATAAATTGAGAGTTCTAGATTATCATAAAAAAGCTCAATGAAAATGTTATTATTATTCATAAATCTTAATCTTAGCTATTTGTGGAGTATGATATTATAAAAGTGACTTATTAGCTTATTATAATCAATCACATTATTATGTGTTTTAATTAATTGCATAAATTAAATAAAATTCCTTAATTAATTTTCATTAACTACCCCAAATCTGTTAGGAAAGCGGATCAACTGAAGTTAAAAAATCGTCTAGACCAACAAATTGGCTATCAAAGGCTGGGGAGAGAATGAGGTTTACATACCCGGCGTTATGTTAGTTAAATCCAAAGCTATTTATCGGACGATGGATTTTCTTTTGGAAAGCTAAGATGAATTGGAATACAAAGTATTAGATTCTGCAGCTCATGAGTTTGATTTAGAAATAGATCTTATGATGAGTTGTTAAAGTCGCTATGAATGACCCTAAGTTAGCAAAGGAAGAAAGATGTCATGACTATAGCTGAAGAGTTAGAGAAAAAAGTATGCGTAAAGCTACAACGGCA
This window contains:
- a CDS encoding AAA domain-containing protein, whose product is MFDLEDKFDHVIFDEASQIPLENALPALARGERITVVGDKNQMPPNRLFHKAISREESDNIAEDEKSSLLDAADDVWPDKMLKYHYRSRYPELIDFSNRAFYDGKLMIAPSCTRKQSEYRALDWHQINGKWEKRTNEIEGEAVINYLLEQLPAKEQMTGKTLWGVVTFNQDQADILVDILQKKLEGKRKESELTDVEKIVWEWCIGSITTNSYVWIKNLENVQGDEVKHMIMSVGYAIDSEMGRVPNRFGLLNREGGGKRLNVAVTRAQESIDIFCSFDPDYDLEVASTSNRGPKLFKDYLRYVKYISEGNDGDAQNLLEDLQKRNNLSQGEVSFYDYDSPFEKKVAQALRKRGYEIHTQVGSYGYRIDLGLVNPNNEEEYLLGIECDGAQYHSSKSARERDIHRQKFLENKGWQIERIWSRKWWEKPQQVLDELEEKINKALNTEELDKEKEVDDTFESKKDRVESLMDDIDYNETFEKITQRIIELMLETRDKYSNKELQKNLNYKDAEGIRKAIQPLRDQNIILKEGEGPGTKYYIDKLRVLDYHKKAQ